A region from the Riemerella anatipestifer genome encodes:
- a CDS encoding zinc metallopeptidase produces the protein MGYYIILGIITLVSWLVSARLKSKFNHYSKVILSNGLSGKEVAEKMLRDNGIHDVQVVSIPGQLTDHYNPMNKTVNLSEAVYMQRNAAAAAVAAHECGHAIQHAVGYSMLQLRSKLVPIVNISSNLLQFILIGGIAVMAASGNKTLLAIGVVLFAITTLFAFVTLPVEYDASNRALKWLKSTGTVTTEEYAGAEDSLKWAARTYVVAALGSLAQLIYFASMLMDRRD, from the coding sequence ATGGGTTATTATATTATTTTAGGAATCATCACTCTAGTAAGTTGGCTTGTTTCGGCGAGGTTAAAATCAAAGTTTAATCACTACTCTAAAGTAATTCTTAGTAACGGACTTTCTGGTAAAGAAGTGGCAGAAAAAATGTTAAGAGATAATGGCATACACGATGTTCAAGTAGTCTCTATTCCTGGGCAACTTACAGACCATTATAATCCTATGAACAAAACGGTAAATCTGTCAGAAGCGGTTTATATGCAGAGAAATGCCGCTGCCGCTGCCGTTGCCGCCCATGAATGTGGACACGCCATACAACATGCCGTAGGGTATTCTATGTTACAACTTCGTTCTAAGTTAGTTCCTATCGTTAATATCAGTTCTAACTTATTGCAATTTATTCTTATAGGCGGTATTGCAGTAATGGCTGCAAGTGGCAACAAAACCCTATTAGCTATAGGTGTTGTGCTATTTGCCATCACAACATTATTCGCCTTTGTTACTCTTCCTGTAGAGTACGATGCAAGTAATCGTGCTTTAAAATGGTTAAAGAGTACAGGCACTGTAACCACAGAAGAATATGCTGGTGCTGAAGACTCTCTAAAATGGGCTGCTAGAACTTATGTAGTTGCAGCGTTAGGCTCATTAGCTCAGCTAATTTATTTTGCTTCTATGCTAATGGATAGGAGAGATTAA
- a CDS encoding NADH-quinone oxidoreductase subunit C — translation MNNEFVLEAINREFPEAVLSVSEPHGLLTLEVKKEEVKKLIHHLKDSSLEIGFLTDICGIHYPQDKAKELGVTYHLHNMKTNFRVRLKVFMPIEEAEVDTISDLYSGANWMERETFDFYGIRFKGHPDLRIILNDPDMGYHPMLKQYRLEDGTREDKDDKMFGR, via the coding sequence ATGAACAACGAATTTGTTTTAGAGGCCATAAATAGAGAATTTCCAGAAGCGGTATTGTCAGTTTCTGAGCCTCATGGTCTGTTAACATTAGAGGTAAAAAAAGAAGAGGTAAAAAAACTTATTCATCATCTAAAAGATTCTTCTTTAGAAATAGGTTTTCTTACAGATATATGCGGTATCCATTATCCTCAAGATAAGGCTAAAGAGTTAGGCGTTACCTATCATCTTCATAATATGAAGACTAATTTTAGAGTTCGTCTAAAAGTGTTTATGCCGATAGAAGAAGCAGAGGTAGATACCATTTCAGATTTATATTCAGGAGCTAACTGGATGGAGAGGGAAACTTTTGATTTTTACGGTATTAGATTTAAGGGGCACCCTGATTTAAGAATTATCTTAAACGACCCAGATATGGGTTACCACCCAATGCTTAAACAGTACCGTTTAGAAGATGGTACTAGAGAGGATAAAGATGATAAAATGTTTGGTAGATAG
- a CDS encoding helicase HerA-like domain-containing protein → MADKTKFIEELSSRYSSKGDSIILGKGMLDGEVIKEVDVKLPLKTLNRHGLIAGATGTGKTKTIQVFVEQLSHAGIPSLVMDIKGDFSGIAEAGEENNIIKERYAKTELPYKAQPFPVELMTISGAKGVQLRATVTEFGPVLLSKILGLNDTQSSIMSIVFKYCDDKGLPLIDLEDIKKVLQYVTTDDNGKKEIAENYGSIAPASLGAILRSIVALEQEGATAFFGEPSFEVNDLLQTREGKGVVNIMRVDDIQNKPNLFSTFMLSLFAEIYLTFPEEGDSGKPKLVLFIDEAHLIFKEASKTLLSQIETMVKLIRSKGVGIYFITQIPGDVPENVLSQLGLKIQHALRGFTAKDRKEIEKAIQNYPVTEYYKAEELIQNLGIGEAFVTALDEKGIPTPLVQTYLISPESRMGVLTATEIDNLTAGSALVKKYQNSIDKESAYEILSKRMVPVAEGSQASQETPKTTVTKEQEEPSIFDTVLKSPMAKTFGTTLMREGAKAILGMLGLKSTSRRRY, encoded by the coding sequence ATGGCAGACAAAACTAAATTTATAGAAGAACTAAGCAGTAGATATAGTTCCAAAGGAGATAGTATTATCTTAGGGAAGGGAATGCTAGATGGAGAGGTAATAAAAGAGGTAGATGTAAAACTTCCGTTAAAAACCTTAAACCGTCATGGTCTTATAGCTGGGGCTACAGGGACAGGAAAAACTAAGACTATACAGGTCTTTGTAGAGCAACTTTCTCATGCAGGGATACCGTCTTTAGTAATGGATATTAAAGGTGATTTTTCAGGAATAGCAGAGGCAGGGGAAGAAAATAACATCATTAAAGAACGCTATGCTAAAACAGAGTTGCCGTATAAAGCTCAGCCTTTTCCGGTAGAGTTAATGACGATTTCTGGGGCTAAAGGTGTTCAGTTAAGAGCTACGGTTACAGAATTTGGACCGGTGCTACTTAGTAAAATATTGGGGCTTAATGATACCCAAAGTAGCATTATGTCGATAGTTTTTAAATATTGTGATGATAAAGGCTTACCTCTAATTGATTTAGAAGATATTAAAAAAGTATTGCAGTATGTAACTACGGACGATAATGGTAAGAAAGAAATAGCAGAAAACTACGGCTCTATTGCACCAGCATCGTTAGGGGCTATTTTGAGGTCTATTGTAGCTTTAGAACAAGAGGGAGCAACAGCGTTCTTTGGTGAGCCGAGCTTTGAGGTTAATGATTTACTACAAACTAGAGAAGGGAAAGGTGTGGTAAATATTATGCGTGTAGATGACATTCAGAATAAACCAAACTTATTTTCTACCTTCATGCTGTCTTTGTTTGCCGAAATTTATCTTACTTTCCCAGAAGAAGGCGATAGTGGAAAACCCAAATTGGTGCTTTTTATAGATGAAGCTCACTTAATTTTTAAAGAAGCCTCCAAAACCTTGCTTTCACAGATAGAAACTATGGTGAAACTTATCCGTTCTAAAGGAGTTGGTATTTATTTTATTACTCAAATACCTGGAGATGTGCCAGAGAATGTTTTAAGTCAGTTAGGTCTTAAGATTCAGCATGCATTGAGAGGATTTACAGCTAAAGATAGAAAAGAAATAGAAAAAGCCATACAAAACTATCCTGTTACAGAGTATTATAAAGCAGAAGAACTCATCCAAAATTTAGGAATAGGAGAGGCGTTTGTAACGGCATTAGATGAAAAAGGTATCCCAACACCTTTGGTGCAGACTTACCTTATTTCACCAGAAAGTAGAATGGGAGTATTAACGGCTACCGAGATAGATAATCTAACGGCAGGGTCGGCTTTAGTTAAGAAATATCAGAATAGTATAGATAAAGAAAGTGCTTACGAGATTTTATCTAAAAGAATGGTTCCTGTAGCCGAGGGAAGTCAGGCGTCTCAAGAAACACCTAAAACAACTGTGACTAAAGAACAAGAAGAACCTAGTATATTTGATACTGTATTGAAAAGTCCTATGGCTAAAACCTTTGGTACAACTCTAATGAGAGAAGGAGCTAAAGCCATACTAGGTATGCTTGGATTAAAATCCACTTCTAGGAGAAGGTACTAA
- a CDS encoding NADH-quinone oxidoreductase subunit A encodes MSIPENYIPILIQAAVGLGFVLISLVASHYLGPRLNGGVKDDAFECGVEIEGDARTPFSVKYFLTAILFVLFDIEIVFFYPYAVNFREFGVEGFLAVLTFVAVFFIGFFYVLKRGALDWDK; translated from the coding sequence ATGAGTATTCCAGAAAATTATATTCCAATTTTAATACAAGCTGCTGTAGGCTTGGGGTTTGTGTTGATTTCTTTGGTAGCTTCTCATTATTTGGGGCCTAGGCTTAATGGCGGAGTTAAAGATGATGCCTTTGAGTGTGGGGTAGAGATTGAAGGAGATGCTAGAACGCCATTCTCTGTTAAGTATTTTCTTACAGCTATTTTATTTGTTTTATTTGATATAGAAATAGTTTTTTTCTACCCTTATGCGGTTAATTTTAGAGAGTTTGGGGTGGAAGGCTTTTTAGCTGTTCTTACATTTGTAGCAGTATTTTTTATCGGATTTTTCTATGTTCTTAAAAGAGGAGCTTTAGATTGGGATAAGTAA
- a CDS encoding GNAT family N-acetyltransferase: MASIVVKKVTNDKELQDFIKFPNKLYRENPNYVPPLNNDEKNIWNAKENPALSYSDAEQYLAYRNGEVVGRIALMVNYKEEKELGVKKLRFGWLDFIDDIEVSKVLIDKAIEVAKSKNLPKIEGPMGFTNLDKAGMLIKGFDKLATMIGIYNFEYYPTHLEKLGLKKEKEWVEFEIDFPEQLPEKVTKFSGLIKEKYKLKVLRFNHKKEILPLVEPMFKLLDETYKNLSTYTPISDEQIKTYKEKYFGFIDKDYIICIADEHDDLIAFAITMPSYSRALQKAKGKLLPFGWWHFLQASKKNDRANFYLIGIRPDYQRRGVTSIIFEEIYKVFKKKGVRFLETNPELEENKNIQLLWQDYNPVNHKRRRTYSLDI; the protein is encoded by the coding sequence ATGGCATCTATAGTAGTAAAAAAGGTAACTAACGACAAAGAATTACAGGATTTCATAAAATTCCCAAACAAGCTTTATAGAGAAAATCCTAACTATGTGCCACCACTTAACAATGATGAAAAGAATATTTGGAATGCCAAAGAAAACCCAGCATTGTCTTACTCTGACGCAGAACAATATTTAGCATATAGAAATGGAGAAGTGGTTGGGCGTATTGCACTTATGGTTAATTATAAGGAAGAAAAGGAGTTAGGTGTTAAAAAGTTGCGTTTTGGGTGGCTGGATTTTATAGATGATATAGAGGTTTCAAAAGTATTGATAGATAAGGCTATAGAAGTAGCTAAATCTAAAAATCTTCCCAAGATTGAAGGTCCAATGGGGTTTACTAATTTGGATAAAGCGGGTATGTTGATAAAAGGGTTTGACAAATTGGCAACTATGATAGGAATATATAATTTTGAATATTATCCCACTCATTTAGAGAAACTTGGACTTAAAAAAGAAAAAGAATGGGTAGAGTTTGAAATTGATTTTCCAGAGCAACTACCAGAAAAAGTAACCAAGTTTAGTGGTCTTATTAAAGAAAAATATAAGCTTAAGGTTCTTAGGTTTAATCATAAAAAAGAAATATTGCCCTTGGTAGAGCCTATGTTTAAACTACTAGATGAAACTTATAAAAACTTGTCTACCTACACGCCGATTTCAGATGAGCAAATAAAGACTTATAAAGAGAAATATTTTGGCTTTATTGATAAAGATTATATTATTTGTATTGCTGATGAACATGATGATTTAATTGCTTTTGCTATCACAATGCCATCTTATTCTAGAGCTTTGCAAAAGGCTAAAGGTAAGTTGTTACCGTTTGGGTGGTGGCATTTTCTACAGGCAAGTAAAAAGAATGATAGAGCTAATTTTTATCTAATAGGCATTCGTCCAGATTATCAGCGTAGAGGGGTTACTTCTATTATCTTTGAAGAAATTTATAAAGTGTTTAAGAAGAAAGGAGTGAGGTTTTTAGAAACCAATCCTGAGCTTGAAGAAAATAAAAATATTCAACTTTTGTGGCAGGATTATAATCCAGTTAATCACAAACGAAGAAGAACTTATTCACTAGACATTTAA
- a CDS encoding GLPGLI family protein codes for MKKINLLVLLLLAGLFSAQEVNRFFYEMTFKPSKDSANKVEKELTVLDVWKDKSVYRDYMAVSQDSLMKAFMEQVKKTGNMFDQEKFGLKQGKFTYSIVKPYPIKEVAYEDFILEKKFVYKEPVKLDWKIETEKATIENYSTQKATASFGGRNWIAWFTTDIPFADGPYKFYGLPGLIVKIKDTQNHYQWVLKGNEKLSEEKATPYSEKMMKEFGMGNGIEVTREKFDKAYQAYKQDPFASIKTHFNNPAMKEYKLPDGSYFVDKIKEAEVKLKKFLNENNNPIELK; via the coding sequence ATGAAAAAAATAAATCTTTTAGTATTACTTCTTTTAGCGGGATTATTTTCTGCACAGGAAGTTAATCGTTTCTTTTATGAAATGACTTTTAAGCCAAGCAAAGATTCTGCTAACAAGGTGGAAAAAGAGCTTACGGTATTAGATGTGTGGAAAGATAAATCGGTTTATAGAGATTATATGGCGGTTTCTCAAGATTCGCTGATGAAGGCTTTTATGGAACAAGTTAAGAAAACAGGTAATATGTTTGACCAAGAAAAATTTGGATTAAAACAAGGTAAATTTACTTATTCCATAGTAAAGCCTTACCCAATTAAAGAGGTGGCTTATGAAGACTTTATTTTGGAAAAAAAGTTTGTATATAAAGAGCCTGTAAAGCTAGATTGGAAAATAGAAACAGAAAAAGCAACCATAGAAAATTACTCTACACAAAAAGCAACCGCTTCTTTCGGTGGAAGAAATTGGATAGCTTGGTTTACTACAGATATTCCTTTTGCTGATGGACCGTATAAATTTTATGGTTTACCGGGGCTTATTGTTAAAATAAAAGATACCCAAAACCATTATCAGTGGGTGCTTAAAGGAAATGAGAAACTTTCTGAAGAAAAAGCAACGCCATACTCTGAAAAAATGATGAAAGAATTTGGTATGGGGAATGGTATTGAGGTAACTCGCGAGAAGTTTGATAAAGCTTATCAAGCCTATAAACAAGACCCTTTTGCTTCTATCAAAACACATTTTAATAATCCGGCAATGAAAGAGTATAAACTTCCAGATGGTTCTTATTTTGTAGATAAAATAAAAGAAGCAGAAGTGAAACTGAAAAAGTTTTTAAACGAAAATAATAATCCTATTGAACTAAAATAG
- a CDS encoding DUF3575 domain-containing protein: protein MKKIFMFLSFICFACFVQAQTDSLSTKPKPITSIRSNDVMISPFPLIAGGAINVSYERLIDDSSGVGLDIILGLGDISGNSQFSPYYRRYFGKKYASGFFIEGFLPITTSRDEKIDYYYSPYSYSFYPVYTESTNTTIGIGFGIGGKWVTRSNITFETSIGLARRFTKGEMVSPVAGKLMLGVGYRF, encoded by the coding sequence ATGAAAAAAATATTTATGTTTTTGAGTTTTATCTGCTTTGCTTGTTTTGTTCAGGCTCAGACGGATTCGTTAAGTACTAAACCTAAGCCAATCACTTCTATTAGGAGTAATGATGTTATGATTAGTCCTTTTCCTTTAATAGCTGGAGGAGCTATAAATGTTTCTTATGAGAGACTTATTGATGATAGTTCTGGTGTTGGTTTAGATATTATTTTAGGTTTAGGAGACATATCTGGTAATAGTCAATTTTCTCCTTATTACAGAAGATATTTTGGAAAAAAATATGCTTCAGGATTTTTTATAGAAGGTTTTCTTCCTATAACAACCTCTCGTGATGAGAAAATAGATTATTATTATAGTCCTTATAGCTACTCATTTTATCCTGTATATACAGAATCAACTAATACAACTATAGGTATAGGTTTTGGTATAGGGGGCAAGTGGGTAACGCGTAGTAATATCACTTTTGAAACAAGTATCGGTTTGGCAAGGAGATTTACTAAAGGAGAAATGGTAAGTCCTGTGGCAGGAAAGCTGATGTTAGGTGTAGGATATAGATTTTAG
- a CDS encoding 3'-5' exonuclease produces the protein MYSVIDIESNGGAFREECIIEVAIYRYDGHKIVDQFISMVNPEADISHFVQKLTGITPKMVKTAPKFHEIAKRIIEITEGSTLVGHNVDFDYRMLRQSFKRLGYHFSIETLDTIPLAKKLIPNEESYSLGKLVKSLGIPLAEHHRASSDARATLDLFKLLMTKDKDNEIIQSHFEEANAKTYLNKVKTLTQDLPAERGIIYFQDAGGKVILAEATDGIYKFAKKVFNAKSKKWQKIQNEVEQISYELVASELFAKLIMNTKGLAKKIHLPYGLFFENDEWLVKRVRRDISLSPMIKFKTHSQGRKVLNFIKNHEVLNHKEALEQFLSFKDKNILLTGQGRTRGEKSFLLIEKGQVSGYGFYDWYHQISTYDKLSKLKIKVDKVSSDLKNEIKLALLRNEFKIQEIPS, from the coding sequence ATGTATTCGGTAATAGACATAGAGAGTAATGGTGGTGCATTCCGAGAGGAGTGCATTATAGAGGTCGCTATCTATCGTTATGATGGGCATAAAATAGTAGACCAATTTATCTCTATGGTAAATCCAGAAGCCGATATTTCTCATTTTGTGCAAAAACTGACGGGTATTACACCTAAAATGGTTAAAACTGCTCCTAAATTCCACGAAATTGCTAAAAGAATTATAGAAATTACGGAGGGGAGCACCTTAGTAGGACATAATGTAGATTTTGATTATAGAATGTTGAGGCAGTCTTTTAAGAGGTTGGGCTATCATTTCAGTATAGAAACATTAGACACCATACCTTTAGCCAAAAAACTTATTCCTAATGAAGAAAGTTATTCTTTGGGGAAATTGGTAAAATCTTTAGGAATACCTTTAGCAGAGCATCACAGGGCAAGTAGTGATGCTAGAGCAACGCTAGACCTTTTTAAACTGCTAATGACTAAGGATAAAGATAACGAGATTATTCAATCCCATTTTGAGGAAGCTAATGCAAAAACCTACCTCAATAAAGTTAAAACACTTACCCAAGATTTACCAGCAGAACGAGGGATTATTTATTTTCAAGATGCTGGAGGTAAGGTCATTTTAGCTGAAGCTACAGATGGTATTTACAAGTTTGCGAAGAAGGTATTTAATGCTAAATCGAAAAAGTGGCAAAAAATACAAAACGAAGTAGAACAGATTTCCTATGAACTAGTGGCGTCAGAGTTGTTTGCAAAGCTGATTATGAACACTAAAGGTCTTGCCAAAAAGATACATTTGCCGTACGGACTTTTTTTTGAAAATGATGAATGGTTAGTCAAACGAGTGCGTAGAGATATATCATTGTCGCCTATGATTAAATTTAAAACCCATTCGCAGGGGAGAAAAGTGCTTAATTTTATTAAAAATCACGAAGTTTTAAACCACAAAGAAGCTCTTGAACAGTTTTTAAGTTTTAAAGATAAAAATATCCTTCTTACAGGACAGGGCAGGACGAGAGGCGAAAAATCGTTTTTGTTGATAGAAAAAGGACAAGTGTCGGGCTATGGATTTTATGATTGGTATCATCAGATAAGCACTTACGATAAACTTTCGAAGTTAAAAATAAAAGTAGATAAAGTTTCTTCTGATTTGAAAAACGAAATAAAGTTAGCCTTGCTCAGAAATGAGTTTAAAATACAGGAGATTCCTAGTTAA
- a CDS encoding sulfite exporter TauE/SafE family protein, whose protein sequence is MELLGYFFAVIIGLVLGLMGGGGSILSVPVFAYLFGLDAVTSTTLSLFVVACNGLVGSLGHFKEKQIHLNTALLFGIPSVLGVLFSRRVVVPHLPEYIINRWGICLTKDMFLLILFASLMLLASYKMIVGSKAEPHTLTASPARNMMLISQGLLVGIITGLVGAGGGFLIIPALVMILGLKMKEAIGTSLLIITLSSTIGFISSLDKVAIDWQFLLSFTGLSILGVLLGLALSKRVDGKKLKPAFGWFVLGMGVYILIKELILK, encoded by the coding sequence ATGGAGCTACTAGGTTATTTTTTTGCTGTCATCATTGGTTTGGTACTCGGTCTTATGGGTGGCGGTGGGAGTATTTTAAGCGTACCTGTTTTTGCTTACCTTTTTGGGTTAGATGCCGTTACCTCAACCACACTCTCTTTATTTGTAGTGGCTTGTAATGGGTTGGTAGGCTCTTTGGGACATTTTAAAGAGAAACAAATACACCTCAATACTGCTTTACTATTTGGTATCCCTTCCGTCTTAGGAGTGCTTTTCTCTAGGAGAGTGGTTGTGCCACATCTACCCGAATACATCATCAACCGTTGGGGCATTTGTCTTACTAAAGATATGTTCCTTCTCATTTTATTTGCCTCACTAATGCTTTTGGCTTCCTACAAAATGATTGTAGGGAGTAAAGCTGAACCTCATACTCTAACAGCTTCTCCTGCTAGAAATATGATGCTTATTTCTCAAGGACTATTGGTGGGCATTATTACAGGACTAGTAGGTGCTGGTGGAGGATTTCTTATCATCCCTGCTTTAGTAATGATTTTAGGGTTAAAAATGAAGGAAGCTATTGGTACCTCGCTACTGATTATTACCCTTAGTAGTACCATAGGTTTTATAAGCTCTTTAGACAAAGTTGCCATAGACTGGCAATTTCTCTTATCTTTTACAGGGCTATCTATTCTAGGAGTTTTATTGGGTTTGGCTTTATCTAAAAGAGTAGATGGTAAAAAACTCAAACCTGCTTTTGGTTGGTTTGTGTTAGGTATGGGAGTTTATATCCTAATTAAAGAATTAATTTTGAAATAA
- a CDS encoding NADH-quinone oxidoreductase subunit B, whose amino-acid sequence MSNKPIIKTDAPAPSGYSGEGFFATKLSSLIGMARSYSLWPLPFATSCCGIEFMAMAMPTYDMARFGAERMSFSPRQADCLLVCGTISKKLAPVLKQVYSQMAEPKWVIAVGACASSGGIFDTYSVLQGIDKIIPVDVYVPGCPPRPEQILEGFMQVQALAQSESLRRRDMPEYKALLESYGVK is encoded by the coding sequence ATGTCTAATAAACCTATTATAAAAACAGATGCACCAGCTCCTTCAGGATATTCAGGAGAGGGGTTCTTTGCAACAAAATTAAGTAGCCTTATAGGAATGGCTCGTTCTTATTCCTTATGGCCACTACCATTTGCAACTTCTTGTTGTGGTATTGAGTTTATGGCAATGGCGATGCCTACTTACGATATGGCAAGATTCGGTGCGGAAAGAATGTCTTTCTCTCCAAGGCAAGCAGATTGTCTTTTGGTTTGCGGAACTATATCTAAAAAATTAGCACCCGTACTTAAGCAAGTTTACTCTCAGATGGCAGAGCCTAAATGGGTGATAGCGGTGGGAGCTTGTGCGAGTAGTGGTGGTATTTTTGATACTTACTCGGTACTACAAGGTATAGATAAAATTATACCTGTAGATGTGTATGTGCCAGGATGTCCGCCTAGACCAGAGCAGATATTAGAAGGGTTTATGCAGGTTCAGGCATTGGCACAGAGTGAAAGCCTTAGAAGAAGAGATATGCCAGAGTATAAGGCATTGTTAGAAAGCTACGGTGTTAAATAA
- a CDS encoding DNA repair protein RecN encodes MLNKIYIQNFALIDKLSLNLNKGLQVITGETGAGKSIILGALRLILGERADLKAVADAEQKSVVEAEFEVSNDLKSFFDENDLDFENPTIIRREILPSGKSRAFVNDVPVTLDVLKNLSSRLVDIHSQFETSLLFTEAYQFKIIDGIAQNQSILAEYQKTFSAYQNLKKDLEEAQNQLSEGLKERDYKSFLLQELEELALDKIDFEEIKNQLNTQENAEFISGNLAAVISRFHQEEIGVLDALADAKTKLYRVSEASSQFDEVSQRLDSVFEEFKDIVSEVENRAEKIEMNPHLLSELTTIVNKINTLFVKHQVDTVEDLLAIKNKLSEEQNSFDTLEQRIDDITKKLEQSLAHLETLSKELSSTRVNASLVFKDKIEQLLKQLGLEKAKIEVSFSEVETFNSFGKESINILFQANTGFPLKPIQSAISGGERSRVMLSVKKIMAETTALPTLILDEIDTGVSGRVAEEIGKVMKEMAKDMQLIVITHLAQVAAKGHHNYKVVKSEVEGRTQSRIISLSEDEKLHEIAQILSGAKVTDAALEQARELMK; translated from the coding sequence ATGCTAAATAAAATTTACATACAAAATTTTGCCCTTATAGATAAATTGAGTTTAAATCTTAATAAGGGTTTGCAGGTCATTACAGGAGAAACGGGAGCTGGTAAATCTATTATTTTAGGAGCTTTAAGGTTGATACTTGGTGAGAGAGCTGACCTTAAAGCGGTGGCAGACGCAGAACAAAAAAGTGTTGTAGAAGCCGAATTTGAAGTTTCTAACGATTTAAAATCCTTTTTTGATGAAAATGATTTGGACTTTGAAAATCCCACCATCATCAGACGAGAGATTCTCCCAAGTGGCAAATCTAGGGCTTTTGTGAACGATGTTCCCGTAACATTAGATGTTCTTAAAAATTTGTCATCTAGGTTGGTAGATATACATTCGCAGTTTGAAACTTCGTTATTATTTACGGAGGCTTATCAGTTTAAGATTATAGATGGCATTGCACAAAATCAGTCTATTTTAGCAGAATATCAAAAGACTTTTTCGGCTTATCAGAATTTAAAGAAGGATTTAGAAGAAGCTCAAAATCAGTTATCAGAAGGACTTAAAGAGAGAGATTATAAGTCTTTTCTACTCCAAGAGTTAGAAGAATTAGCGTTAGATAAGATAGATTTTGAAGAGATTAAAAATCAATTAAATACGCAAGAAAATGCGGAGTTTATATCGGGGAATTTAGCTGCGGTGATTTCTCGTTTTCATCAAGAGGAGATTGGGGTATTAGATGCTTTGGCGGACGCTAAAACGAAACTGTATAGAGTATCGGAGGCTTCCTCTCAGTTTGATGAGGTTAGTCAGCGTTTAGATTCTGTATTTGAGGAGTTTAAAGATATTGTAAGCGAAGTAGAAAATCGGGCAGAAAAAATAGAAATGAATCCACATTTACTGTCTGAACTTACAACGATAGTTAATAAAATCAACACACTATTTGTAAAGCACCAAGTAGATACGGTGGAAGATTTGTTGGCTATTAAAAATAAACTGTCCGAAGAGCAAAACAGCTTTGATACATTAGAGCAGAGGATAGATGATATTACTAAAAAATTGGAACAATCTTTAGCTCATCTAGAAACTTTGTCAAAAGAATTGTCTTCAACTAGAGTTAATGCCAGTCTTGTGTTTAAAGATAAAATAGAGCAGCTACTGAAACAGTTAGGTCTAGAGAAAGCAAAAATAGAAGTTAGTTTTTCGGAGGTAGAAACATTTAATTCCTTTGGGAAAGAGAGCATCAATATCTTATTTCAAGCCAATACAGGGTTTCCGCTTAAACCTATACAGTCCGCAATTTCTGGCGGAGAGCGTTCTAGAGTGATGCTGAGTGTTAAAAAAATAATGGCGGAAACGACAGCTTTACCAACTTTAATTCTTGACGAAATAGATACTGGTGTTTCTGGAAGGGTGGCAGAAGAAATAGGAAAGGTGATGAAAGAAATGGCTAAAGATATGCAACTGATAGTGATTACTCATTTGGCACAGGTGGCGGCTAAAGGACATCATAATTACAAAGTGGTTAAAAGCGAGGTGGAAGGCAGAACGCAGTCTAGAATTATCTCGTTATCAGAAGATGAAAAACTACACGAGATAGCCCAAATCTTGTCAGGAGCAAAGGTTACAGATGCTGCTCTAGAACAGGCTAGAGAATTAATGAAATAA